Part of the Rhea pennata isolate bPtePen1 chromosome 17, bPtePen1.pri, whole genome shotgun sequence genome is shown below.
ttttttacttacCTTTTCAGCCTGGCTCTcagagaaaaggatgaaaatacaCAACATGTTTTACACCCTTTTCAGTTCctaaacaacagaaatacatTGTAGTATTACTGATTACACTGATCATGGGTCCTGTTAGAGAAGTCTGGATCTGACTCTGCAACtcttagagaagaaaattttgttttaatactcCTTATGAACTTAATGAGATTGCTTGCATTATTAAGGGCTATTTAAGTGAGTGAGGGCTTGTAGGAGTAGGTTTGTTCTCTCAGCATATTCAGGTAGTTTACAAGGGTTTTTGCCAGTGATTTAAGATTATTATTGTTTTGTATATTATTGCACCAAATAAAATTAGTATCAGGCAGAAACGCCCGTTTGCTGCTAAAGACGACACTTCTATTGTAATTGATTAGCTAAAGCAAAGATCACATCCTTTGCAAATCAGATTTCTGCTCCCCAGCTGCCACTTGCACGCATAAACACGTCACGCTCAGTGTGCAAGTTACTCGATGTAACAAATCCCACTAATCGCAATAaacctccctcctcctctcgcATAACCGAGTATTGAAAACTTGCTGTGAATCACCTTTCCCTCCAGGTTTTACGCCTGGGACAGCCGAGCGGGGACCCCGACGGCTCCCGCGGATGCTCTCACGCTCGCTGCCTGCCCTAGCCCCGCGGCCACGCGCCGGGCCGAGCGCTGCCGGGGGCGGCTGGAGCCCCGCTCCGCGCGGGGGaagcggcgctgcccgccgcgcccggagccggagccggagccggagccggagccgcgccGGCAGCACGAGCCCCCGGCGCTGCCAGCCGGCGGGTCGCCCGCCTCGCCCCCAGGCCACCGCGGGGCCGCGGGTTCGCGGCCGGCCCCTGCCCGCCGGGGCGCGACTCACCATGACGGCGAAGACGAAGGAGACGATGTTGACGGGATAGGCGGGGCAGAAGCAGGCGAGGATGCTGAGGAGCAGGTAGTTCTTGGGGCGCGGGTGCGGCGGCCCGTCGGGCAGCTCATCCTCGATGTGGGTCTCGGGGCTGCTCTCCAGAGCCCTCTTGATGTCGGCGCCGGCGGCGAGCGCGGACAtggggctgcgcggcgcggcgcggcggacGGGCGGCTCGGGAAGGGCAGCGCCGCGCACCGGGCAGGCGGGAGGgacccggcggcggcggcgcgccaAGGGAGCCGCCCGGGGACGGGCgctcggcggcgcgggggcggggggcggctgcCGGCTAACCCGCGAGCAGCTTGGCGGCCGGAGCGAAAGCAGGCGAGGCGAGGCCCGCTCCGGTCTCAGGCTCTGACTGCCGGTGCAAGTGAAGCACCAGCAAACGGCACAGAGTCTGCAAAGGCTTCTCCTTCCCTCCGAGTCGAATTTCTCATCTCCTACTCacccacccccccgccccggccctggcTCACTAAACTTAGCAAAAACATTGAAGATTGGCTGAAAATATCCAACCTCAAGGATTTTGGCAGCTCAGGCCCAGGGTATTTTCTCTGAGTTTAGCAAATCACCCCTCACTGCATACTACATCTGTAAGGTGAAACCCACTTGGGGCGGGGGCATGAAAGCGAGCTAGGAAACGTCACCATTTCCAAAACCTACGGTTatgaaaaaacaagtaaataaagaTCAGCTTCAGTCAATCCTGTAACTGGCATGGTTTTGAAGCTGGTGAGAGGCAGGGTAACAGTCTGCCTCTAGAGAGGAACAGGCTCTGATCCTGCCCTGCATTATGAAGGGGCAGAACTTTGCTGAAGCTCCATGCAGCAGGTGTAAAGTGGAGAGATTTCACGGGAAATGCAGGCTGCAGTTAGAGTTTTGCACTGTGTCTGGCTCCTCTGGAGGGCACCTCATTAACTGAAGTTAAAACAAACAGTAAGGTGTGCTTACAGCTTTGTGAGTTTTGCAGTTGGTTTGAATGCAGCCAGGGTTTCCTGCTTCTGGGTGTCAGCCTTCTACAAGATATAATGCAGTCACCACAGTAAAGACATAAGAGATAGAGGTgcagtatttttactttcatagACATTAATCATCTCTCAGGCTGCGTTCCTGGCATATACCATGCAGAAAGAATCTGCCGATCTATCAAAACGTcaacagaaatattctgtatCTTTAGGAAATAGTAAGAAATACCAAAGTTCATTTGCTTGCCAATTTACCCATTAGTGTTCAGGCACAGGCTTTTTGTAGCTGCAAAATCACTGGTATGTTCTCAGGAGACTTCAAACATACAGTCACCAGACAGTCTCTGAAAACGGAGTTTACATTACAGTGCAcaactacttttaaaattggTTCTAGTAGAGATGGCGACCATGTACTTTCCCCCTGCAAGGACTCAGCATCTTCCAGGAATCtgtgaaagcattttctgaGAATGGCAGTCACAGTCACTGCAGATACAGTGCTGTCCgaatgaggaaaacaaaaattaacattgTAATGAACCTGAATTTGTCTGCTTTTAGTTTACGTAGTCTAGTTAGGTAAATAAGAACCTACTATCATGAGTGAGTGAATGAGAGCATCTCACTTGCATGGACAGTTTGAGCCATTAATGCTGACCATAAACACAACAAAAAGCTGCTGGTAAATCAGCttacagaaaaggcaaaagtaTGTGTGGAGATTAGGCAGGGAGACTGGAAATCAGGGGATAAGGAAAGGATACAGATTCCTACTACATAACTTGAGACAATTAGTTTGGGTGCCTGCATGGGGGAACCTCCAAGAGGGTGATTCAGAGACTGGTGGAGTTACTAGCCACAGCATTCATCTGCACTAAATCTTTCTCTGGGGACATCATGAACTACAAGGGGAATGTGGGCTCTGTGCAACTGGACCATGTGAATCCCTTCCCAGATCTCTCAGAAATGCAGACCTGGAAGGAGAACTCCAAGTCGACTGTTCGTTTCTAGGAACAGTAAAGTCTAATGGTGCAAATGAAGCTGCTAAGAGATGCTAATGGGttggaaaggaagcaggaggCAGAAAGTGAAAAAGTGTGTGGAGCTAGCGAAGATGTTATTCAAGGATAATTTGTGATAATGAGAGAGTTCATTAAGAGGTTTGTGAGACAAAGGTTCTATCACAAGGCAGCTACTGTAGCTGAATTCAGTGGTTTGTTTTATGTAGAAGATGGGTTAAAATGCAAGAAGTGTATCCTACTGAGCTAAGACtgataaatttttaaatgccaCTGATATGTAGCCACTTACAGagctagagaaaaagaaagaggtattGAGCCAACAGTTTGATTTCACAGACTGTGGTCATGAAGGGTGGTAATATTCCTGAGAACCCGGGAGAGTCCTCAGATGGAAGGACCATTGTGCTGAGATGGCTCAgcaaaaagctgtgaaaattaTCTTAACTAAGCTTTTAAAGGCATAGTTCCCAGGACAGCAATCATAAAAACAGCCCTCCAAGAGCATGAGTCAGAGTACCTAATATACTTGCTTGCAGCCTTGCTCAAGGCTCAAGCTGAGTCTTGAAAAACGAATAGATAATTTATATTTGATCATTCTGCACAGGGCAAAGATTTTCCCAGTGATGTGAATACGGCTGGATAGATTGCTTATCATGATGGGCAAAGCAGATAAGCTACAGACATGGCAGTTTAAAGGtcttcccatttttttaaaggtcttcCCTATTTTACTGAGTTTGGTGGGAGCTGTAGCTTGAGGGCAGGATTTGTTGTAATGCAGAGCATGATTTGCCATATTGTTGACTGGCAGGGCTCTCTTCAAAGGCATGTTTATAGTTCATAGaggttctgaaaaaaaattctgctgtcTGCGCACAGAAGTCAAAGTCCATGAAAAGATCAAAATGTTAGTTTATGGCTCAGAGGTTGTCTGATGTCAGAGGGTTGACATCTATCTCTAGACAAGATGACAAGAAGGGCTTCCTCATTGGTTCTCCATACTGCTAAGGAGCAGAGTCTCTGCAAGTCCTGAGCATTATGAATTCTCTTCAAGCGTACTTGACATGTAAAATCATGCTGGGGGAGAAGCAGCAAGACCTTGTGCTGGCCCAAGAGACTGGCCAGATGGGCTAGGCTTCCCTAGTTCATTGTAGGATGAGGGAGGCATTTCTGGGAATGCAGTTCTTGCTAGAATGTGGTGCTATGTCACCAAATGGGCCTTACATAAGGCTGTCTATGATTATCAGAGCCAGTTCTATGGCAGCAGTGCTGGTTCAGCTAACCTTATTTCAGATCATGTTCTCTGCTCTCACTAGGGTGAAGAATATAGGGCCCTTTTCCAACTGAtctggaaggagagagagcaaCCAAATGTTTTCAGACAGTGTACTGTATACAACAGAATAATAATAACTTGACAGTATTGCAAACAGTGATCTCTAAAAACAAACCATAACTTCTCAGTATAGTCACACAGCTGCCAatcatttcctctctttcatCTCCAATCCTTCTGGgttgtaaacagaaaaaagacaaaagaaataataaaaggagACCTGTGAACAACACCTTCCTAATTTTTCAAGAACTGTTGTTCTCTGGCTAGATCATAGACTTCAAGCCTTTACAGTAGACAAGATGTTCTCAGGATTCTTCTCCATCCAGACTTAAAAGAGCACTTTCAGGGAGGGAGGTCACATTAACAGCCCATGACCAGGTAAGGCTCCAAGCTGAGTTCTGCTTATCTTAAGAAAAAATTCTCCCAAGTATTTTCCAACATTCAGCCATACTTTGTCATTCCTGAGAGAACAATAACCCTGACTACCTTGTAATTCCTAGGGGAAGAGAAAATCATAAACTCAGGAGACTGGAACTCATATAATTCAATTTCCATATTAAACCCAGATGCCAAAATCAGagctaaaatatttccatgctACTTTGCTCCATTGGAACCACTCAAGctttacttaagaaaaaaaaaaaaaaaacacgcagCTAATGAGAACAATATCACGGGTGTCTCAGCATTATCAGGAGTTCAAAACCCTAAAGACTTCAGTTTCAGAAACGTTTTAGACATGGTCTAAAATATCTAACGgtcaaatttttatttgatcATGAAAAACTGGACTGCTGCTTTAGTGATTCTATTCTATTATATACTGGGGTAGCTTCCAGTCCATCTAGAATTTTCATATTGTTGCCACCgcacagtaatttttaatatactcATCACAATATTTCATGACAGTAAAAAAGTCCCTGTTTTACAAATGGAACAAGGAGGCCCACAGGGATTAAGGTTGTGTCCACACAGCAGGGCCGGTACTTCTGTCATGTAGCTGAGTGCCCTGACTTGCAGTCATCCAGAAGAGAGATCAGCTGGAGACTGGACACAGGAAATTGGATCAAGGCCTCCACATTCCAGAAGGTAATACTTCACCTCCataaacatttattattattttggtttgttCTGCTCATTAAGGCATTTACTGCAGGCAATTAATTGAATTCAGTTCTCACTCACCCCAGCTCTGTCTGGAATCATGGACTTCACTAGATCATCTCTATTTTCACATGAGAACAAATGAG
Proteins encoded:
- the TMEM233 gene encoding transmembrane protein 233 → MSALAAGADIKRALESSPETHIEDELPDGPPHPRPKNYLLLSILACFCPAYPVNIVSFVFAVMALNSYNQGDIEGSKRLGRNALWVAVASIIIGLVIIGIYCVVHFTTHAI